The following coding sequences lie in one Aspergillus luchuensis IFO 4308 DNA, chromosome 8, nearly complete sequence genomic window:
- the SEN54 gene encoding tRNA-splicing endonuclease subunit sen54 (BUSCO:EOG09263AZP;~COG:J;~EggNog:ENOG410PNWX;~InterPro:IPR024336,IPR024337;~PFAM:PF12928) — protein MADIDEAVIHMPSQDASAHIDTDLSDETQDFRMLNSISFLTDGSQQSLPKRGEKDFEPNPTLFQADILSASRQAMHNALSYPRLHHPKTQVVGIYSPNGPIPLRSAQKLDTITEESEPSKPAGTDIGVHPDSCVYVPAPKGQYFKSIGQADRWNRVWLLPEEALYLLERGTLDIRWPCSEVGCADDEGTDDSGIPMSLQAAYAAFMGRSGLTSERYSVYTGLRRLGYTIIRAPGWHDAEEGAETSESQQIALQKPQGLGLGIAGVFRQLLQWLYKPGSATTALGPVVGLGIHRSYDDIYQKLSIIPWYDPTASPSSPAPTTPPYRVVFHIYKPSTPFKKSAPPSPDFRLAVVNARTHTTIPTSAQLGALLESTPLDPPVGEKMSRQLYQRLRYGYRNVILAVVDEGVVSYLRIADSAFGKEKLYKQQNTKGNKGPWRPRPKGR, from the exons ATGGCTGACATAGATGAAGCCGTCATCCATATGCCCTCGCAGGATGCGAGCGCTCACATTGACACCGACCTCTCCGACGAGACTCAGGACTTCCGCATGCTGAATAGCATTTCCTT CCTCACAGATGGTTCCCAACAAAGTCTCCCCAAACGTGGTGAAAAGGACTTCGAACCGAACCCCACGCTCTTCCAAGCCGACATTCTCTCCGCCTCGCGGCAGGCGATGCACAATGCCCTTTCGTACCCTCGTCTACACCACCCGAAGACGCAAGTCGTTGGAATATACTCTCCCAATGGACCGATCCCGCTGCGATCTGCCCAAAAGCTAGATACCATCACGGAAGAATCGGAGCCCTCGAAACCCGCAGGCACGGATATAGGCGTCCATCCCGACTCGTGTGTCTATGTTCCCGCCCCGAAAGGGCAGTACTTCAAGTCGATAGGTCAGGCTGATCGTTGGAACCGCGTATGGCTACTTCCGGAGGAGGCTCTGTATCTACTCGAGAGAGGGACCTTAGATATCAGGTGGCCTTGCTCGGAGGTCGGCTGTGCTGACGATGAGGGGACGGACGACTCTGGTATCCCGATGAGCTTACAGGCTGCTTATGCGGCGTTCATGGGGCGGAGCGGTCTGACCAGTGAGAGGTACTCGGTTTATACGGGATTGAGGCGGTTGGGGTATACGATCATTCGTGCCCCGGGGTGGCACGATGCAGAGGAGGGCGCGGAGACCAGCGAATCACAGCAAATAGCACTGCAGAAGCCTCAGGGTTTGGGTCTTGGGATTGCTGGGGTGTTTAGGCAGCTTTTGCAGTGGCTGTACAAACCTGGTAGCGCTACAACTGCGTTGGGACCGGTTGTGGGTCTTGGGATTCATCGCAGTTATG ATGACATATATCAGAAACTCTCTATCATTCCCTGGTATGATCCGACTGCTTCGCCATCTTCCCCAGCGCCTACAACACCGCCCTACCGTGTAGTTTTCCATATCTACAAGCCGTCCACACCATTCAAGAAATCCGCTCCTCCGAGCCCCGACTTCAGGCTCGCCGTTGTCAATGCGCGCACGCACACCACAATCCCGACATCAGCTCAGCTTGGGGCGTTGCTCGAGAGCACACCGCTCGACCCACCAGTGGGCGAGAAGATGAGTCGCCAGCTGTACCAGCGACTCCGGTACGGATACAGGAACGTGATCCTGGCTGTAGTCGACGAGGGCGTCGTGAGTTATCTCCGAATTGCAGACTCGGCATTTGGCAAGGAAAAGCTTTACAAGCAGCAGAACACGAAAGGAAACAAAGGACCCTGGCGTCCACGCCCCAAAGGACGCTGA
- a CDS encoding elongin C (BUSCO:EOG09265QTV;~COG:K;~EggNog:ENOG410PQMI;~InterPro:IPR016073,IPR001232,IPR011333,IPR039948;~PFAM:PF03931;~go_process: GO:0006511 - ubiquitin-dependent protein catabolic process [Evidence IEA]), producing MIITHLSPARLVPLPYFHPIPSLSFAPSTTYLFIGTSPPPTPPHTMSASDPSSSSQSEYVTLVSGDGFEFVIPRSTACVSGTIRRMLEPSSRFSESVTGRCVLENISGIVLEKVCEYFCYNEKNKNQTYVPDMDIPPELCLELLMAADYLDA from the exons ATGATTATTACTCACTTATCGCCCGCGCGTCTCGTACCTTTGCCATATTTCCATCCAATTCCATCTCTCTCGTTTGCTccatctactacttacttatttATTGGTACATCCCCGCCACCCACTCCCCCTCACACCATGTCAGCCTCagatccctcctcctcctcacagTCCGAATATGTGACTCTGGTGTCCGGCGATGGGTTCGAATTCGTCATCCCCCGCAGCACAGCCTGTGTGTCCGGGACGATACGTCGCATGTTAGAGCCGTCTA gTCGTTTCTCAGAATCTGTTACCGGTCGATGCGTCCTCGAGAATATCAGCGGCATCGTGCTAGAGAAAGTATGCGAGTATTTCTGCTACAAtgagaagaataagaacCAGACGTACGTTCCGGATATGGATATTCCGCCGGAGTTGTGTTTGGAGTTGTTGATGGCGGCGGATTATTTGGATGCTTGA
- a CDS encoding SDR family NAD(P)-dependent oxidoreductase (COG:Q;~EggNog:ENOG410PQQ9;~InterPro:IPR036291,IPR002347,IPR020904;~PFAM:PF08659,PF13561;~go_function: GO:0016491 - oxidoreductase activity [Evidence IEA];~go_process: GO:0055114 - oxidation-reduction process [Evidence IEA]), which translates to MNQRNILRLRGVALRLQAYSPNPPHHHLPHLPLSTQRAYSQFTPSNRLSNRTCMITGGTSGIGFAIAERFLQEGASRVILVGRSYERLYNAASRLQIDSPTIPSTEPPQPITNPEKHQLLESSPRISLLIGDIAEAGSWTRELEKAMQATNPDILVNAAGLSISSILPKSEPTDISRILRTNLEGALLTSRAFIRASIRNRMKKPTTTTPTSTSASPASSKCIINISSLLAHKSGTGAVPYAASKAGVLGLTRSVAVEAAASLRDVVIRSNAIVPGYIETPMISDFSDGETARLKENIPVRRFGRPEEVADAAVFLAQNEYANNCVLNLDGGLSAI; encoded by the exons atgaACCAAAGGAACATCCTACGTCTTCGTGGCGTAGCCCTCAGGCTTCAAGCCTACTCCccaaaccctcctcaccatcacctcccacacctccccctctccactCAACGAGCATACTCCCAAttcaccccctccaaccgCCTCTCCAACCGAACATGCATGATCACAGGCGGAACATCCGGCATCGGATTCGCCATCGCGGAGCGCTTCCTCCAAGAAGGTGCCTCACGAGTGATCCTCGTCGGACGATCCTACGAACGACTCTACAACGCCGCATCTCGCCTTCAAATCGACTCACcaaccatcccctccacGGAACCTCCCCAGCCCATCACAAACCCAGAGAAACACCAGCTCCTCGAATCCTCGCCCAGAATCAGCCTCCTAATCGGCGACATCGCCGAAGCAGGGTCCTGGACACGCGAGCTCGAGAAAGCAATG CAAGCAACAAACCCCGACATCCTCGTCAACGCCGCCggcctctccatctcctccatcctccctAAATCCGAACCAACGGATATCTCCCGTATTCTGCGCACGAACCTCGAAGGGGCCCTTCTCACCTCTCGAGCCTTCATCCGCGCCTCGATCCGCAATCGTATGAAGAAAcctaccacaaccacccccaccagTACTAGTGCAAGTCCCGCATCATCAAAATGCATAATCaacatctcctccctcctaGCCCACAAATCCGGAACCGGCGCGGTCCCCTACGCCGCATCAAAAGCCGGAGTCCTCGGTCTAACGCGCTCAGTCGCCGTTGAAGCGGCAGCGTCGCTGCGTGATGTGGTGATTAGATCGAATGCGATTGTGCCGGGGTATATTGAGACGCCTATGATTTCTG ATTTCTCAGATGGCGAAACAGCCCGGTTGAAGGAGAATATCCCCGTGCGACGATTCGGGAGACCGGAGGAGGTTGCGGATGCGGCGGTGTTTTTGGCGCAGAATGAGTATGCGAATAATTGTGTGTTGAATTTGGATGGGGGGTTGAGTGCTATTTAG
- the UBA2 gene encoding E1 ubiquitin-activating protein ubaB (COG:O;~EggNog:ENOG410PFVA;~InterPro:IPR019572,IPR035985,IPR000594,IPR028077, IPR030661,IPR033127,IPR023318;~PFAM:PF14732,PF00899;~go_function: GO:0008641 - ubiquitin-like modifier activating enzyme activity [Evidence IEA];~go_function: GO:0019948 - SUMO activating enzyme activity [Evidence IEA];~go_process: GO:0016925 - protein sumoylation [Evidence IEA]), whose amino-acid sequence MTRETYLKRSLGTLARRIKESRVLLVGAGGIGCELLKNLLLSGFGEIHIIDLDTIDLSNLNRQFLFRFEHIKKPKALVAKEVAHKFQPGAKLEAYHANIKDDQFNVDWFATFDVVFNALDNLDARRHVNRMCLAANVPLVESGTTGFNGQVQVIKKGVTECYDCNSKEVPKSFPVCTIRSTPSQPIHCIVWAKSYLFPELFGISEDDSSEFDHSEDAENSEEIENLRREAQALKEIRQSMGSDEFAQKVFEKVFQEDIDRLRGMEDMWKTRDPPEPLDFHKLQEESSGIEPVVSCNDQKVWTLGEDFVVFKDSLDRLSKRLKTLQDTTKSDVKPILVFDKDDVDTLDFVAATANLRASIFKIDPKSKFDTKQMAGNIIPAIATTNAMTAGLCVLQAYKVLRGEYDQAKMVFLERSGVRAINSDSLQPPNPNCPVCSVTHARLKIDPQRATLENLVQDILRSQLGYGEEFSINTELGTIYDPDLEDNLPKKLTDLGVKNESFITVIDEEDDQPRVNLELIVLATEASQSTEDQKPASLESVPDIPRKPKAPAPAAPEPELEPVNGAGKRKRDADEAGLSNGDNPAKRVAAMSISDGDGANPIVLDEANGGAILIDDD is encoded by the exons ATGACGCGGGAGACTTATCTTAAGCGCTCGCTCGGGACTCTAGCCAGACGAATCAAAGAG TCGCGTGTGCTTCTGGTGGGTGCTGGTGGCATCGGATGCGAATTGCTGAAGAACCTCCTGCTCTCGGGGTTCGGCGAAATCCATATCATCGACCTCGACACCATCGATCTGAGCAATCTCAACCGCCAATTCCTTTTCCGCTTCGAACACATCAAGAAACCCAAAGCATTG GTTGCGAAGGAAGTCGCCCACAAGTTCCAGCCCGGTGCGAAGCTTGAAGCATACCATGCGAACATCAAGGATGACCAGTTCAACGTTGACTGGTTTGCGACATTTGATGTCGTCTTCAACGCTTTGGACAACCTCGATGCTCGACGCCATGTGAATAGGATGTGCTTGGCAGCCAATGTGCCGCTAGTGGAGAGTGGAACAACGGGGTTCAACGGCCAGGTCCAGGTCATCAAGAAG GGCGTCACGGAATGCTACGATTGTAACTCCAAGGAGGTCCCGAAGTCGTTCCCGGTCTGCACTATCCGCAGTACACCCAGTCAGCCGATCCACTGTATCGTCTGGGCTAAGAGCTACCTTTTTCC TGAGCTCTTCGGCATAAGCGAGGATGACTCGAGCGAATTTGATCACTCGGAAGACGCTGAAAACT CCGAAGAGATCGAGAACCTCCGCAGGGAGGCTCAGGCCCTCAAGGAGATCCGTCAATCCATGGGCTCCGATGAATTTGCGCAGAAAGTCTTCGAAAAAGTGTTTCAGGAGGACATAGATCGGTTACGAGGCATGGAAGACATGTGGAAGACGCGAGATCCCCCAGAGCCTCTGGATTTCCACAAGCTACAAGAGGAGTCTTCGGGCATCGAACCTGTGGTCTCCTGCAATGACCAGAAAGTCTGGACTCTTGGTGAGGACTTTGTCGTCTTCAAGGACAGTCTAGATCGACTGAGCAAGCGGCTCAAGACCCTGCAGGACACCACGAAGAGTGACGTGAAGCCTATACTAGTCTTCGACAAGGACGACGTCGACACCCTGGACTTCGTCGCCGCCACTGCCAATTTGCGGGCAAGCATCTTCAAGATCGATCCCAAGTCCAAGTTCGACACGAAACAGATGGCTGGCAACATCATTCCAGCTATTGCAACCACCAACGCCATGACGGCTGGTCTCTGTGTCTTGCAGGCTTACAAAGTTCTAAGAGGGGAGTACGACCAGGCCAAGATGGTCTTCCTCGAACGCAGCGGTGTTCGTGCGATCAACTCCGATTCTTTGCAGCCTCCAAACCCCAATTGTCCAGTGTGTTCCGTGACTCACGCCAGGCTGAAGATCGATCCTCAGCGCGCGACACTGGAAAACCTGGTCCAGGACATCCTCCGGTCGCAGCTGGGTTACGGTGAAGAgttctccatcaacaccgAGCTAGGAACCATCTACGACCCCGATCTAGAGGACAACCTTCCCAAGAAATTGACCGACCTCGGCGTCAAAAACGAGAGTTTCATCACCGTCATCGACGAAGAGGACGACCAGCCCCGCGTCAACCTTGAACTCATTGTGCTGGCGACCGAGGCCTCTCAATCCACAGAAGACCAGAAACCCGCCTCCCTGGAATCTGTTCCCGACATCCCCCGCAAGCCGAAAGCACCCGCACCTGCAGCCCCTGAGCCCGAGCTCGAGCCCGTCAACGGTGCAggcaagcgcaagcgcgacGCAGACGAAGCCGGGCTCAGCAACGGCGACAACCCAGCCAAGCGAGTGGCAGCCATGTCCATCTCGGATGGTGACGGAGCCAATCCTATTGTCTTGGACGAGGCAAATGGCGGCGCAAtcctgattgatgatgattaa